The Actinomycetes bacterium genome window below encodes:
- a CDS encoding SDR family NAD(P)-dependent oxidoreductase: protein MATSGDDGKPGPVLVTGANGGIGLATTLRLAQRGWSVWGTVRSPAKASALRRAAQAADAGSRVRAVVLDVSDHAAVVARWRRLPDFWAVVNNAGGALSGAVEEVSAAEATALLGINLVTPAVVSGCALPGMRRLGGGRIVMVSSMAGRAAVLPFHAWYHASKFGLEALSDVLRVEVAQFGVKVSVVEPGFVRTGIEGKAEAELRRRAASDSPYAAGYARTRQLTSLVDRYAPSPDAVARTIVSAVEGRRPRRRYLVGAEAPLVPAAALLPDELTDLVIRLVADLRGGPPARAR, encoded by the coding sequence ATGGCCACGAGCGGGGACGACGGCAAGCCCGGCCCGGTGCTGGTCACCGGGGCGAACGGCGGCATCGGGCTGGCGACCACGCTGCGGCTGGCCCAGCGCGGCTGGTCGGTGTGGGGCACCGTGCGCAGCCCGGCCAAGGCGTCCGCGCTGCGTCGTGCCGCGCAGGCGGCCGACGCCGGGAGTCGGGTGCGTGCCGTCGTGCTCGACGTGTCCGACCACGCAGCCGTCGTCGCCCGGTGGCGGCGGCTGCCGGACTTCTGGGCGGTCGTCAACAACGCCGGAGGGGCGCTGTCCGGTGCCGTAGAGGAGGTGTCCGCCGCGGAGGCGACGGCCCTGCTCGGCATCAACCTGGTCACGCCGGCCGTGGTCAGCGGCTGCGCACTACCGGGCATGCGCCGCCTGGGTGGTGGCCGCATCGTCATGGTTTCGTCCATGGCCGGACGGGCTGCGGTGCTGCCGTTCCATGCCTGGTACCACGCCTCGAAGTTCGGGCTCGAGGCACTGTCGGACGTGCTGCGGGTCGAGGTCGCGCAGTTCGGCGTCAAGGTGTCCGTCGTCGAGCCGGGCTTCGTCCGTACCGGGATCGAGGGCAAGGCCGAGGCCGAGCTGCGGCGGCGGGCCGCCTCGGACTCACCGTACGCCGCCGGCTACGCGCGGACCCGCCAGCTCACCAGCCTGGTCGACCGCTACGCGCCGTCCCCGGACGCTGTCGCCAGGACGATCGTCTCGGCGGTGGAGGGCCGCCGGCCCCGACGGCGCTACCTGGTGGGCGCGGAGGCGCCGCTGGTGCCGGCGGCGGCCCTGCTGCCGGACGAGCTCACCGACCTGGTGATCCGGCTGGTCGCCGACCTGCGAGGGGGCCCTCCGGCCCGTGCCCGGTGA
- a CDS encoding cation diffusion facilitator family transporter, whose protein sequence is MSEPRRSLTAFAWLAVAAAVVTIALKTGAWMMTGSVGLLSDAAESVVNLVAAFVALVALRVAALPPDENHHFGHTKAEYFSAAIEGIMIFVAAVVIIFSAVERLLHPRPLENVGIGLVISSLATVVNGVVGVLLIRAGARYRSITLTADGKHLLTDVWTSIGVVVGVLAVALTGWLRLDPIVAIAVGINIVVTGWRLLARSVDGLMDHALGDEDHGRIVRVLDRLASDTVHFHALQTRESGHVRFVSVHVLVPGAWTVQRGHDLLEQVEEAIRAELGHVEVHTHLEPVEDPTAYEEITGQARLDAR, encoded by the coding sequence GTGAGCGAGCCCCGACGGTCGCTAACTGCGTTCGCCTGGCTGGCGGTGGCGGCGGCAGTGGTCACCATCGCGCTGAAGACCGGCGCCTGGATGATGACCGGGTCGGTCGGGCTGCTGTCGGATGCCGCGGAGTCGGTGGTCAACCTGGTTGCCGCGTTCGTCGCGCTCGTCGCGCTGCGGGTGGCCGCGCTGCCGCCCGACGAGAACCACCACTTCGGGCACACCAAGGCGGAGTACTTCTCCGCGGCCATCGAAGGAATCATGATCTTCGTGGCCGCGGTGGTCATCATCTTCTCGGCGGTGGAGCGGCTGCTGCACCCGCGCCCGCTGGAGAACGTCGGCATCGGCCTGGTCATCTCCAGCCTGGCCACCGTGGTCAACGGCGTCGTCGGGGTGCTGCTCATCCGGGCCGGGGCGCGGTACCGCTCGATCACTCTGACCGCGGACGGCAAGCACCTGCTGACCGACGTGTGGACGTCGATCGGCGTCGTCGTCGGCGTCCTGGCCGTGGCGCTCACCGGCTGGCTGCGGCTGGACCCGATCGTCGCCATCGCCGTGGGCATCAACATTGTCGTGACCGGCTGGCGGCTGCTCGCCCGCTCGGTGGACGGGCTGATGGACCACGCCCTCGGCGACGAGGACCATGGCCGGATCGTGCGGGTGCTGGACCGGTTGGCCTCGGACACGGTGCACTTCCACGCGCTGCAGACCCGGGAGTCCGGACACGTGCGCTTCGTGTCGGTGCACGTGCTCGTGCCAGGGGCGTGGACGGTACAGCGCGGCCACGACTTGCTCGAGCAGGTCGAGGAGGCGATCCGGGCCGAGCTCGGCCACGTCGAGGTGCACACCCACCTCGAGCCGGTGGAGGACCCGACCGCCTACGAAGAGATCACCGGCCAGGCCAGGCTGGACGCCCGCTAA
- a CDS encoding MBL fold metallo-hydrolase, whose protein sequence is MCAPLGSALPSPAGAPTAVLEREPLASPIRLEPVESVTITTLVDNSVDVFMADLGPARRPPLGSGPLQQIEVFGGVGPDQLIAEHGFSAMVTVRKNGTEHHLLFDAGVSPNGMVENMRRLDIDPTDLEAIVCSHGHFDHTAGLDGLIRRLGRTNLPVLIHPDFWHRRRVVIPGRDPLEIPTTSRSALEGAGFRIIEDRRPSFLLDGSVLVTGEVDRTTDYEPGFPPQQAFLAGAWRPDPLVLDDQALIIDVAGKGLVVLTGCGHAGVVNICRYAMRLTGSTDLYAVLGGFHLSGPLFEPLIGPVCEDLAFLGPSVIVPAHCTGWRAQHALARQFPGAFVPNTVGTRYHL, encoded by the coding sequence ATGTGCGCACCGCTCGGGTCAGCCCTGCCCTCCCCCGCCGGGGCGCCGACCGCGGTGCTGGAGCGGGAGCCGCTGGCCAGCCCGATCCGGTTGGAGCCGGTGGAGTCGGTGACCATCACCACCCTGGTCGACAACTCCGTCGACGTGTTCATGGCGGACCTGGGCCCGGCCCGACGACCCCCGTTGGGATCCGGCCCGTTGCAGCAGATCGAGGTGTTCGGCGGCGTCGGCCCCGACCAGCTGATCGCCGAGCACGGCTTCTCGGCCATGGTCACCGTCCGCAAGAACGGCACCGAGCACCACCTGCTGTTCGACGCCGGCGTCTCACCGAACGGCATGGTCGAGAACATGCGGCGGCTCGACATCGACCCCACCGACCTCGAGGCGATCGTCTGCAGCCACGGCCACTTCGACCACACCGCCGGCCTGGACGGACTGATCCGCCGGCTGGGTCGCACCAACCTGCCGGTGCTCATCCACCCCGACTTCTGGCACCGGCGCAGAGTGGTCATCCCGGGGCGCGACCCGCTCGAGATCCCGACCACCAGCCGCTCGGCGCTGGAAGGCGCCGGCTTCCGGATCATCGAGGACCGCCGACCCAGCTTCCTGCTCGACGGATCGGTGCTGGTCACCGGCGAGGTGGACCGGACGACGGACTACGAGCCGGGCTTCCCGCCCCAGCAGGCGTTCCTCGCCGGCGCGTGGCGGCCGGACCCGCTCGTGCTGGACGACCAGGCGCTGATCATCGACGTCGCGGGCAAGGGCCTGGTGGTGCTGACCGGCTGCGGGCACGCCGGCGTGGTGAACATCTGCCGCTACGCGATGCGGCTGACCGGTAGCACCGACCTGTACGCCGTCCTGGGCGGGTTCCACCTCAGCGGCCCGCTGTTCGAGCCGCTGATCGGCCCGGTCTGCGAGGACCTCGCGTTCTTGGGCCCGTCGGTCATCGTTCCGGCCCACTGCACGGGCTGGCGGGCCCAGCACGCGCTGGCCCGGCAGTTCCCCGGGGCGTTTGTGCCGAACACGGTGGGCACCCGCTACCACCTGTAG
- a CDS encoding alpha/beta fold hydrolase, with product MQYREVSIHGHRITYREDGEPGRPVLLLVHGITSSSATWDPVIPVLAEHAHVIAPDLLGHGESDKPSADYSLGGLASMLRDLLERLGIDRATVVGHSLGGGIAMQFAYQHYEHCDRLVLISSGGLGREVSLALRAATLPGAEFVLPVIAHRHVRDAGVLASRLLERLPLRFRPSVVEAARGYASLADSPARSAFVHTLRSVVEPGGQRVSATDRLYLAASRPTLIVWGARDTVIPVSHAYAGQDRIAGSRLEVFEQSGHFPHQDEPVRFAEVLLDFLQTTEPAVLDRAHLRDRLNDAADAPQSQAG from the coding sequence GTGCAGTACCGGGAAGTCTCCATCCACGGCCACCGGATCACCTACCGCGAGGACGGCGAGCCCGGGCGTCCGGTCCTGCTGCTCGTGCACGGGATCACCAGCAGCAGCGCGACCTGGGACCCGGTCATCCCCGTGCTCGCCGAGCACGCCCACGTGATCGCCCCGGACCTCTTGGGGCACGGGGAGTCCGACAAGCCGTCCGCGGACTACTCGCTGGGCGGCCTCGCCAGCATGCTTCGGGACCTGCTCGAGCGGCTCGGCATCGACCGGGCCACCGTGGTGGGGCACTCCCTCGGGGGTGGCATCGCCATGCAGTTCGCCTATCAGCACTACGAGCACTGCGACCGGCTGGTGCTGATCTCCAGTGGCGGGCTGGGCCGCGAAGTCAGCCTGGCGCTCCGGGCGGCGACGCTGCCCGGAGCCGAGTTTGTGCTGCCGGTCATCGCCCACCGGCACGTGCGGGACGCCGGTGTGTTGGCGTCCCGGCTGCTCGAGCGCCTGCCCCTGCGGTTCCGGCCGTCCGTGGTGGAGGCCGCCCGGGGCTACGCCTCCCTGGCGGACAGCCCGGCCCGATCGGCGTTCGTGCACACGCTGCGCAGCGTCGTCGAACCGGGCGGCCAGCGGGTCAGTGCCACCGACCGGCTCTACCTCGCCGCGTCCCGGCCGACGCTGATCGTGTGGGGCGCGCGGGACACGGTCATCCCGGTCTCCCATGCGTACGCCGGCCAGGATCGCATCGCGGGCAGTCGGCTCGAGGTGTTCGAGCAGTCAGGGCACTTCCCCCACCAGGACGAGCCGGTCCGGTTCGCCGAGGTGCTGCTGGACTTCCTGCAGACCACGGAGCCCGCGGTGCTCGACCGGGCCCACCTGCGGGACCGGCTCAACGACGCGGCTGACGCGCCGCAGTCGCAGGCCGGCTGA